In Nitrosospira multiformis, the following proteins share a genomic window:
- the traF gene encoding conjugative transfer signal peptidase TraF yields MSPHISRAFAIGGIGFMVLGLLCYAAGLRVNTTRSIPVGLYWMTDEAVARGQYVLFCPPQTLLFEEAKRRGYIGAGFCPGNYGYMMKRVLAAADDRVVIAGEGVSINGKLLPASEPFKADKAGRAMPHISSGTYTLAKSELLLMSDGSPTSFDGRYFGAVDASQVKGVIQPLLIW; encoded by the coding sequence GTGTCACCGCATATCAGCCGTGCCTTTGCCATCGGCGGCATCGGTTTCATGGTGCTCGGATTGCTGTGTTATGCAGCCGGCTTGCGGGTCAATACCACCCGGAGCATTCCGGTGGGCCTATATTGGATGACCGACGAGGCGGTAGCCAGGGGCCAATATGTGCTTTTTTGCCCGCCGCAAACGCTCCTGTTCGAAGAGGCGAAACGGCGCGGATACATTGGAGCAGGATTCTGTCCGGGAAATTATGGCTACATGATGAAGCGTGTGTTGGCCGCAGCCGATGATCGGGTGGTCATAGCAGGGGAGGGCGTCAGCATCAATGGGAAACTTTTGCCTGCCAGTGAGCCGTTCAAAGCGGATAAAGCGGGCAGGGCAATGCCGCATATCTCATCGGGCACCTACACCCTGGCAAAGTCAGAATTGCTGCTAATGTCGGATGGGAGCCCTACCTCTTTCGATGGGCGCTACTTCGGGGCAGTGGATGCATCTCAGGTCAAGGGCGTAATCCAGCCGCTACTTATATGGTGA
- a CDS encoding DNA-binding protein produces the protein MGRKALHTQEQVFEAADHLAASGREVTPTTLRDALGGGSLTTIYRHLEAWEATCKAVPAPVSIPMPDAVRLAFEQAWQAAATEAGKEIAVIREKADTEIKATHRRLEEAVAAIGQLESEQLADADRLEGLETTLLKEREIARQAVIDAATREAGLAATVVELKHHSGEVVNKLTISKQAIEAELSEIRKEVRALTEKLGKATGAADALRSQVAEQQATIRDLSGRR, from the coding sequence ATGGGACGCAAAGCACTCCACACGCAGGAACAAGTTTTCGAAGCAGCCGATCATCTGGCGGCAAGCGGGCGGGAAGTCACGCCGACCACCTTGCGCGATGCGCTGGGCGGGGGCAGCCTAACTACCATTTACCGGCACCTCGAAGCTTGGGAAGCCACCTGTAAGGCGGTGCCAGCCCCGGTCAGCATTCCCATGCCGGATGCCGTAAGACTGGCCTTCGAGCAGGCTTGGCAAGCGGCTGCCACCGAGGCCGGCAAAGAAATCGCGGTCATCCGCGAAAAAGCGGATACCGAAATCAAGGCGACGCACCGGCGCCTGGAAGAAGCGGTGGCGGCTATCGGTCAACTCGAAAGTGAGCAGCTGGCCGACGCCGACCGGCTGGAGGGACTGGAAACCACGCTGCTCAAGGAACGGGAAATCGCGCGGCAGGCTGTGATCGATGCCGCCACCCGGGAAGCCGGGCTTGCGGCCACTGTGGTCGAGCTAAAACATCACAGCGGCGAGGTGGTCAATAAACTGACGATCAGCAAGCAGGCCATCGAGGCCGAGTTATCCGAAATACGCAAGGAAGTTCGTGCGTTGACTGAAAAGCTCGGCAAGGCCACCGGCGCCGCCGACGCGTTGCGCAGCCAGGTTGCCGAGCAGCAAGCAACTATCCGCGACTTATCCGGGCGGCGCTAG
- a CDS encoding N-6 DNA methylase: protein MATNYIGLNKHQQEFAKLVHENSRSRHPYTVFKDFCELAALSFSNAVDRAQFEIREARYMQIVKGYKPEEVARFPKMLACLTLSLEEGMSDCLGQLFMALELGNSGAGQFFTPYHVSVLMAQILCGDAGQVCKERGFVCVMEPAVGAGGMVIATAEAFAEEGINYQQAMHATCIDIDATAVHMAYVQLSLLHIPAIVVHGNTLSMEQWGYWLTPAHVLGFWDARLKRDVSARQDWGEKADHAVPPMPEAVVQQVREVVAVQTGTGQLTLF from the coding sequence ATGGCGACGAACTACATTGGATTGAACAAACACCAGCAGGAGTTTGCCAAGCTGGTGCATGAAAACAGCCGCAGCCGTCATCCCTATACGGTTTTCAAGGATTTCTGCGAGCTGGCCGCGCTGTCGTTTAGCAACGCAGTTGACCGGGCGCAATTTGAAATACGGGAGGCACGGTATATGCAGATCGTCAAAGGCTATAAGCCGGAAGAAGTTGCGCGCTTCCCCAAGATGCTGGCCTGTCTCACGCTATCGCTGGAAGAGGGCATGAGTGATTGCCTCGGTCAGTTATTCATGGCGCTTGAGCTGGGAAACAGTGGGGCAGGGCAGTTTTTTACGCCTTATCACGTATCTGTTCTGATGGCGCAAATACTCTGCGGCGATGCAGGTCAGGTATGTAAGGAAAGGGGATTCGTGTGCGTGATGGAGCCGGCAGTCGGGGCAGGGGGGATGGTGATCGCCACCGCGGAAGCCTTCGCGGAGGAAGGCATCAATTACCAGCAGGCGATGCATGCTACTTGTATCGACATCGATGCAACCGCCGTACACATGGCTTACGTGCAGTTGTCGTTGCTGCACATTCCGGCAATTGTCGTGCATGGCAATACGCTATCGATGGAGCAATGGGGATACTGGTTGACCCCCGCGCATGTGCTGGGGTTTTGGGATGCGAGGCTCAAGCGGGACGTGAGCGCCCGACAGGATTGGGGCGAAAAAGCCGATCATGCCGTACCGCCTATGCCGGAAGCGGTTGTGCAGCAGGTGCGCGAGGTTGTGGCGGTACAAACCGGCACGGGGCAATTGACGTTGTTTTAA
- a CDS encoding type I restriction endonuclease subunit M, translating into MEQIKQPLFSLGQVVATPGALDKTHPVWMANCLARHMRGDWGSVDEEDIATNNEAVRLGFRVLSAYPIDETQPCEGFGDNTLWIITEADRSVTTFLLPNEY; encoded by the coding sequence ATGGAACAAATCAAGCAACCGTTATTTTCACTGGGGCAGGTGGTGGCAACACCCGGCGCACTGGATAAGACCCATCCAGTGTGGATGGCGAATTGTCTTGCGCGGCATATGCGAGGCGATTGGGGTTCGGTGGACGAGGAAGATATCGCCACCAACAATGAAGCGGTGCGCCTTGGGTTTCGTGTCTTATCGGCCTATCCGATTGACGAGACCCAGCCCTGTGAAGGCTTTGGCGACAATACGCTGTGGATCATCACGGAAGCCGATCGCAGCGTGACCACCTTTCTTTTACCCAACGAATACTAG